The sequence TCTCGCATCAGGTCCGCATCGTAGGTGTTCGCCTTCGGCTTGTTGAGCCACGCAATCGCGACGCGGTCTTTCTTCTCGAGGGAAATGTATCTCAGGTCCATCGCACTGCCTCGGGCGTGCCAAGGATTCAAGTCGTTATAAAAGCTGGCTCTTTCAGCGGGATGCGACGGACTCGGGCGTCCCCCACTTGTCGTTGAACAGGAACTCGTCTTTGACGAACTCCCAGTGCCGGCTCGTCATGTAGCGCGCGGGCAGGACCGTCTTGAGGTAGTCGACGTACTCGGCGCGTTCGACCGGTCTTCCGTCGTCGGCCAGCGCTCGTCCGTGAACGTCGTACGGCAGGTACACGTACCCGACCCCCGCCGCGTCGGATCCGGGGAGCCGGTAGTCGCCGTACTCGCGGAGTCCTCGGATCCGGAAGAACCGCCGGTCGGGGAGGAACAACAGATCGTCCTTCGTGAGCCCGTGGACGGTCTCGCCCTTCTCCTGGGTTCGACGCAGGATCGCCTCGGCCTCCTCCCGGGAGCATCGCGTCCTCGCCTGGACAATCGCGAGGTTCGCGTCCTTCACCTTCCCGAGGACCTCGTCGATGTAGATCGCCTGCGCCTCGGCGTTCTTCAGGGTCTTGAAGACGCCCTTGACGAGATCCCCGCCGAGTTCGGACCCGAACATCTCGAGCCCGCGGGGGTACCACATGTTCAGCGTCGCCTGCAGATCCGCGATTCCAAAGTTCCCGCCGTCGAGGGTCGCGGCGACCGCGATTGCCTTCATGAGCGTCTCGCCTGCGGCGAGATGGTACGATTCCTCGAGGAAGCGCATCCAGGGCATCGAGATTGCCATGGGGCCGTAAAGGAAGTGATGTTGCATCTCGAGCTGGAACTTCCCGACGCGGTCGATGAACGACAGGAACGTCGCGGAGTCCATGAGGCTCTTGAACTCGATGTTGAAGGCGTCGAGGACGTGCTCGCCCGGCTTCATCGCGAAGAGCTCCTCCATCGTCTCCGTGGCCCAGCGGCGGCCCCACCGCGCCTTGTCGAACGTCTCGTCGAGCGTCAGCACGCCCGCCATCTGCATGTGGTGCCGCAGTTCCTCGACGCATACCCGTTTCTTCGAGAACGAGATCGCATCGAGCCGGTGGCCCGTCGGGTCCGTCCGGTGGATGCCCTCGACGATCTCCTTGTCGAAGCCGGTGAGAGAGCCGCCGTCCAGCTGTTCGTACACCATGCGGTGTTGCTGAATCGACCCGAGCTCCGTCGACGCCTGCGCGCGGATGATCTTGAGCGCGGTCATGAACTGCGCATCCGGCATCTTGTCCGCGGTCCAGACCCGGTTCGAGAGGCTGGCCGTCGCCGACGTCGACCCGACGACCTTCTGAGCGAACCCGCCGAAGCCGTCTGGCTTCGCCATGATCACGCTCAGGCGTGGCATCGGCGTCTCTGGGTAGTACCGCGACCAGTTCGGCTGGTCCAAGACCTCCGGCATCTCGGGGAAGTACGTCTCCTGCCAGCGCTTCCCCTCGTCCTGCCATTTTTTCGGGAGCGACTCGATCCGGAATTGGTCGAGGAACGGCATGCCGCCTGTACGATGCACACGGGGAAGGATGAACCTTTCTTGCGCGCGCCCTCACGCCCTCGCGATGCGTCGGTCGGCCTCGGATCCGAGCACGACGACTCCGAAGGCGACGAACGCCCCCAGCCCGCGGGTCCCCACCCAGGAATCACACGAGGATTTCGAAGAGCGCGAGGAGTCCCACGACCGCGACGAGGCGCCGCAGATACTTGTGGCGCCCGATCTTGGGATCTTCTCCGTGGGGGCGAAGGCCGATCGCCTACTTCCCGCTCCCTTCCTGCGGATCGAGGTCCTCGCGATCCTGCGCCGACCGGCGCCGGAATCCATTATCCCTTTGACGACCGTCCAATAACCTACTTCTAGCGGGCACTCGTGCTCGACTTGCGAAGAGGTAAAGCCCCGCATGAACAGAGCATTCGGAATTGCGGCGTTCGCCCTCGCCGTGGGCCTCGCGCTCACGGCTGCCGTGGCACTCGGGGTCGGTTTGCCTTCGCAGGCGAATCAACATGCCGCGGACGCGGCTTCGGCAGCACAGTCCGGAGCCGACGTCAGCGGCCACCCCAACGCCACGGTGAACCAAGTGCCGCCGGGCCCGCCCGCGTGGCTCAACGACAGCGCCCCATACGGGCCGCCGACTTGGGTCACGTCCGGAGGACCGCCCACTTGGGTCATCCTGCCGTAGTCGGATGTCGATCCGGACGGCAGGACTTCCCCCTTTTGCCTCAACGACGCTCGAGCACGCCGACGTAGTCCCCGGGCACGTATCCGCCTTCCCAGATTACGCGGACGAGTTCCCATCCCGTCCCCTCCGCGAGCCGCGCGAGTTCCTCCGGTGAAATGAGCAGGAGTTCGAACCAGTCCCCCACCTTGCCTCTGTAGCGCACGCGCAAGATGAGCAGGCCGGCCGGCCGTTTCCTCCGCAGGTTCCGTTTCACGTACGGCAGGTGGTCGTCCGACCACGTGCCGGGAATCCGGCTGTTGCCGATGATCCGAGCGCGCGTCCGGGTGATTTCCCGGAGCTCCCGCAGGAAGCGCCGCGTCCGTGGGAGATCCCCCGGCAGGCCGAGGTTGTTGCCCAGCATCAGGACCGTGTCGAACGTCCCCAGGCCCCGCGGCAGGCGCCGCACGCTCGCCTCGTACACCTGCGCGAGGCCGCGGATCCGTGCGAGCGCAACCTGCGTCGGGGACGCGTCCACGCCGACGACGTCGAACCCTTTCTTCTGGAGGAAAAGGGCGTGTCGGCCGGGTCCACATCCGAGGTCCAGGACGCGGCCGCGGACGAGCCGCAGCGCCTCCCGTTCCATCCGAGGCCACCGGCTCGAGGGCGCGAAGGAACCCTCGATCTTCGAGGCGCTGCGGTACCCGTCGTCCCGCTCGAACTCCACGAGGACCTTCTTCCCGAGCCAATGATCGAGCATCGCGCGCGCGTACAGCTCGAACGAGGATCCGGGAGGCGGTTTCTGCGAGGACGTCGGCACGGTCGCCGCCGGATGCGACGTTGTCGTATTGAGCCTTCCCCCCGCGAGCGCGCAGCTACAAGATAGTCGGGGCGCGCAAGCCTTTATGCCGTCCGATGCCCTAGCGCCGCCGGGGTCGGAGATGGCGCGCGTCCGCAAGGAAGCGAAGTTCGAGGTTTTCGGTCAGGAGATGCTCGAGAAGGTCGTTGCGAAGAGCGGCAGCTCGGGTCGCGTGTACTTGCCGCCGGACTGGATCGGCAAGCGAGTGAAGGTCATTCGCGTCGAGTGAGGACCGCGTATGGCGAGCCGCTTCGGGCCGACCGACTTCGCTGCCTGCGCGCGATGCGGCAGCGACCAAGTGCACCCGAAGCTCCTCGTGATGGGGCCGATTGCGGGGATCGATAGCGACAGCCGGGCCTACGTGTGCCATGTGTGCGGCTACGAGGGCCTCCCGATCCTCTTCGACACCGCCGAGGAGCGCGCGCAGTTCGAGCGGGAGAAGAAAGGGCTGTGGCCCGCCGAGCCGAAGTCCGCGAACAAGGGGGTTCGCAGCATCCCGATCCTCCCGATCCAAACGGACCCGCTGATTGACATCAAGGTCCTCGACCTCATCCCGATCCGCGTCGCCAACGTCACGGGCGTCCGGTGGG is a genomic window of Thermoplasmata archaeon containing:
- a CDS encoding class I SAM-dependent methyltransferase, whose translation is MPTSSQKPPPGSSFELYARAMLDHWLGKKVLVEFERDDGYRSASKIEGSFAPSSRWPRMEREALRLVRGRVLDLGCGPGRHALFLQKKGFDVVGVDASPTQVALARIRGLAQVYEASVRRLPRGLGTFDTVLMLGNNLGLPGDLPRTRRFLRELREITRTRARIIGNSRIPGTWSDDHLPYVKRNLRRKRPAGLLILRVRYRGKVGDWFELLLISPEELARLAEGTGWELVRVIWEGGYVPGDYVGVLERR
- a CDS encoding DUF2080 family transposase-associated protein; the protein is MARVRKEAKFEVFGQEMLEKVVAKSGSSGRVYLPPDWIGKRVKVIRVE